The following are encoded together in the Limanda limanda chromosome 12, fLimLim1.1, whole genome shotgun sequence genome:
- the arf6b gene encoding ADP-ribosylation factor 6b has product MGKMLSKIFGNKEMRILMLGLDAAGKTTILYKLKLGQSVTTIPTVGFNVETVTYKNVKFNVWDVGGQDKIRPLWRHYYTGTQGLIFVVDCADRDRIDEARQELHRIINDREMRDAIILIFANKQDLPDAMKPHEIQEKLGLTRIRDRNWYVQPSCATTGDGLYEGLTWLTSNYKS; this is encoded by the coding sequence ATGGGGAAGATGCTCTCTAAGATATTCGGCAACAAGGAGATGAGAATATTAATGCTCGGACTCGACGCCGCCGGGAAGACGACGATCCTTTACAAACTGAAACTGGGACAGTCTGTCACCACGATCCCCACGGTGGGCTTCAACGTGGAGACCGTCACCTACAAGAACGTCAAGTTTAACGTGTGGGACGTGGGAGGCCAGGACAAGATACGCCCCCTGTGGCGACACTACTACACGGGCACCCAGGGTCTGATTTTCGTGGTGGACTGCGCGGACAGGGACCGCATCGACGAGGCGAGGCAGGAGCTCCACCGGATCATCAACGACCGGGAGATGAGGGACGCCATCATCTTGATATTCGCCAACAAGCAAGACCTCCCGGACGCCATGAAGCCACACGAGATCCAGGAGAAGCTCGGGTTGACCCGCATCCGAGATAGGAATTGGTATGTTCAGCCCTCCTGTGCAACCACAGGTGATGGACTATATGAGGGCCTGACATGGCTGACCTCAAACTACAAATCTTAA